The region GGGGCAATCCGGCGCCGATGGACCGGTTCGCCGACATCGCCCGTCGCCACGGCGTGGCCTTGATCGAGGACTGCTCGCACGCGCACGGCGCCAGCTATCGCGGGCGCCCGGTCGGTTCGTGGGGAGACATCGGCTGCTTCAGCCTGCAGGGCGTGAAGGCCGTCAGCGGCGGCGAGGCGGGGATCGCCGTGACCAACGACCCCCTCCTCTTCGATCGGATGCTCGTGCTCGGGCACTACGGCCGGCTCAAGCACGGCCAGGCGAAGAGATCGTTCGCCACCGATCACATCAGCCTCGGCCTCAAGTATAGGCCTCACGTGTATGCCATCCTGCTCGCGCTCGGCACCCTGTCGCGGCTCGACGAGCTCAACCGTCGCCGCCGGCGCAACTACGAGATCCTGGGCGCCGAGCTGGCCGGCTGCCCGGCGGTTCAGCCGGTCGAGACGACGCCGGAGGCGACGCGCGGCGGTTTCCTCGAGTTCATCGTGCGCTACGACCCCGCGCACGCCGGCGGCTGGAGCTGCCGCGCGTTCATCAAGGCGGCGCGGGCCGAAGGGGTGCCGATCGCCGAGGAGCGCTACGCGCAGATCGGCGATCAGGGCCACATGCTGCACGAGTCGCCGGTCTTCACGACGCTCGACGTCTCCGCGCTCGGCGGCTGCCTGGGTGGCCGGAGCGCACAGCTCGCTCCCCGTCGCAACGGCGGCCTGCCCGTGACCCAGCTCCTGGCAGGCAGGCTCATGACGCTGCCGCCGTTCACCAGGGTGCCGGAACGCTTCGTGCGAGAGTGTGCCCGAGCGCTCCGCAAGGTGGCGGACGGGGCCGCCCCGGCGGGCGGCCACGGGCCGACATGACGCATCCGATTCCCGACCTCGCGCGCGTGCGAGCCTTCCTGCGCCCGTGGTGCGACGCCGACGTCGCCCTCGACTGCCTGGAGGTGAGCCACGTGACGGTCGGCCCCGGCGGGCCGCTGCGCGCGCTCTACGAGGGCGCGGGGCCGGACGGGCAGGTGCTGCGTCTCGTCGCCCAGCAGGTCAGGGCGGATGAGGGCCGGCGGCTCGAGGCCGAGCTGAACCGAAGCCACCGCCGGCCCGGCTCGGGCTTCGTGCAGCCGGCGATCTACGCTCCCGAGCTCCACCTGCTCTTCCAGGTCTTTCCCGCCGACCGCCGGCTCGGGGGACTCGCCCAGGCGGCCGACGGGGGCGCGATGGCGCCGGTCCTGGAGGCGGCGCTCGCGGCGCACACCGGGGGCGCACGGCTCGCGGGCGTCGGCGTCCACGTCGTGCGCTACAAGCCGGCGCGCAAGTGTCTCTTTCGCTACGAGCTCACCTGGGCGGACGGGGCACCGAGACGGCCGACGCTGGTGTACGCGAAGCTGGCGCGGCGGACGAAGTTCGAGCGCACGCGCGACATCCTCGGCCGGCTCCGCGCCGCCGCCGGCGGTCTCGACTTCGAGCTGCCCGAGCCCCTCGGCACCGTGCCCGAGCTCGCCATGGAGCTCTTCTCCCAGCTGCCGGGGGTCCACCTCTTCACGCTCGTCGACGATGCGGCGTTTCCCGAGCTGTGCGAACGGGTCGGCGCCGGCCTGCATCATTTTCACGCTCTTCCCGTCGCCCTCGGCTGGGAACGGGACATGGGCACGACCGTGACGCACGTGACCGACAGCACGGCCGAGTTCGCCGCGCTGCTGCCCGCCGAGCGGTCGCGAATCGCGGGGCTCGGCCGGGCGCTCCGCGCCGCGCTCACCGCGCTGCCTCCGCCGCGCCTCGGGCTCACTCACGGCGACTTCCACGGCGACAACATCCTCGTCGACGGGACGCGCGTCGGGCTCGTGGACCTCGAAGACTGCGCCATGGGCGACCCGGCGGACGACGTCGGCTCCAACTGGGCGCAGCTCAGGTGGCACGCCTTCAGGGCGGGCGCACGGACGCCAATTCCGAACCTCGGTCGCCGGGCATTTCTCGAGGCGTATCTCGAGCTCACCGATGCCGAGACCGCGGCGCGCGTGCCCACGTACGCCGCGATGCACGCCTTCCTCTACGGCTATCAGTGCCTCCGCCATCCTCAGGATCCCACCCGCTACGAGGATGCAGAGGCGATGCTCGGGGTCTGTGAGCACGTCCTGGAGACGGGGCTTCCATGACGCCGACCGACCTCGAGCGGTCCGCGCTGCTCACCGACGCGGACCGGATGAAGGACGTCTTCCAGGCGGCGCTGCCCGGGTTCGGAAGCGGCAGCCTCCTGATCGATGGCTGCCGCATCGTGCACACCCGGTACCGAACGTCGCGCGCGGAGCGGCGGGAGGGCAAGGCGTTCCTGTCGGTCTGCTATGCCCTGGACGTCCGCGATCTGGCCCGCGCGCGGCGCGGGACGCAGCTGGTGCACGGGAAAGCCTACGGGACCGCCGACAGCCGGCGGCAATTCGCCGAGGCGAAGGCGCGCCATCGGTTCGAACCGTCGTTCGGGGAGGCCGTTGCCCACCTTGCGGATCTGGACCTGGTCGTCTGGGCCTTTCCAAACGATCCCAAGCTGCCGCACCTGCCGGAGGTCATCGATCCCCGGGCCGTGAAGCGGTACCTGCCCTACGACCGCCTGCCGGCGGGGCTCGATGCGGCCGCGCACATCCACGAGGTCGACGTGGAGGTCGTCCGCTACAAGCCCGAGGTGCGGTGCATCACGCGCTACCGGCTCGCAGGCGCCGAGCGCCAGGCGTTCACGCTCTA is a window of Deltaproteobacteria bacterium DNA encoding:
- a CDS encoding DegT/DnrJ/EryC1/StrS family aminotransferase gives rise to the protein MELRVHGPRVARGRPARRPGGAPAGARAGGERAHALPARRPRRDRRGPAVAHRAGRGARVARAVRGPLRVRADARADQAAVRAYQPVLRGHHDERLRWPRAGHCRGRGGTRDVITARLAIQGGTPAVSRRYRERWRSVHLRDLAAIVRYGWRDVNTIAKGDGPIAEFEQKFAALTRTRHALAMNSGTAALHSAYFAVGVKPGTEVVVPSYTFFASAAPILQCGGTPAFCDVDARTLTADPDDVERRITPRTRAICVVHMWGNPAPMDRFADIARRHGVALIEDCSHAHGASYRGRPVGSWGDIGCFSLQGVKAVSGGEAGIAVTNDPLLFDRMLVLGHYGRLKHGQAKRSFATDHISLGLKYRPHVYAILLALGTLSRLDELNRRRRRNYEILGAELAGCPAVQPVETTPEATRGGFLEFIVRYDPAHAGGWSCRAFIKAARAEGVPIAEERYAQIGDQGHMLHESPVFTTLDVSALGGCLGGRSAQLAPRRNGGLPVTQLLAGRLMTLPPFTRVPERFVRECARALRKVADGAAPAGGHGPT
- a CDS encoding aminoglycoside phosphotransferase family protein; translation: MTHPIPDLARVRAFLRPWCDADVALDCLEVSHVTVGPGGPLRALYEGAGPDGQVLRLVAQQVRADEGRRLEAELNRSHRRPGSGFVQPAIYAPELHLLFQVFPADRRLGGLAQAADGGAMAPVLEAALAAHTGGARLAGVGVHVVRYKPARKCLFRYELTWADGAPRRPTLVYAKLARRTKFERTRDILGRLRAAAGGLDFELPEPLGTVPELAMELFSQLPGVHLFTLVDDAAFPELCERVGAGLHHFHALPVALGWERDMGTTVTHVTDSTAEFAALLPAERSRIAGLGRALRAALTALPPPRLGLTHGDFHGDNILVDGTRVGLVDLEDCAMGDPADDVGSNWAQLRWHAFRAGARTPIPNLGRRAFLEAYLELTDAETAARVPTYAAMHAFLYGYQCLRHPQDPTRYEDAEAMLGVCEHVLETGLP